The following nucleotide sequence is from Pseudomonas putida S13.1.2.
TGTTGACGGTGATGTGCGCGCGGCCCAGGGCGGCGTCGGCATCTTTGCCAGTGAGGCCCTGGCGGATCAGGCTGACCAGGAACAGGTGGTTGTCGGTACCACCGGACACCACGTCGTAGCCGCGGTCGATGAACACCTGGGCCATGGCCTGGGCGTTTTCGATCACTTGTTGCTGGTAGGCCTTGAAGCCAGGCTCCAGCGCTTCCTTGAAGCACACGGCCTTGGCGGCAATCACGTGCATCAGCGGGCCGCCCTGGGCGCCCGGGAATACAGCGGCGTTCAGCTTCTTCTCGATCTCTTCGTTGGACTTGGCCAGGATCAGGCCGCCACGAGGGCCGCGCAGGGTCTTGTGGGTGGTGGTGGTCACCACATCGGCGAACGGGATCGGGTTCGGGTACAGGCCAGCGGCAACCAGGCCGGCTACGTGGGCCATGTCGACGAACAGCAGCGCACCGACCTTGTCGGCGATGGCGCGGAAGCGTGGGAAGTCGAGGGTTTTAGAGTAGGCCGAGAAACCGGCAACGATCATCTTCGGCTTGTGTTCGACGGCCAGGCGCTCGACTTCGTCGTAGTCGATCAAGCCGGTGTCGGTGTTGATGCCGTACTGCACGGCGTTGTACAGCTTGCCCGAGGACGACACTTTGGCGCCGTGGGTCAGGTGGCCACCGTGGGCCAGGCTCATGCCGAGGATGGTGTCACCGGCCTGCAGCAGGGCCAGGTAGACGGCGCCGTTGGCCGACGAGCCGGAGTGCGGCTGGACGTTGGCGTAATCGGCACCGAACAGCTGCTTGGCGCGCTCGATGGCCAGGGCTTCTACCTTGTCCACGTGCTCGCAGCCACCGTAGTAGCGCTTGCCCGGGTAGCCTTCGGCGTATTTGTTGGTGAGGCCGCTGCCTTGGGCCTGCATGACGCGCTGGCTGGTGTAGTTTTCCGAGGCGATCAGCTCGATGTGATCTTCCTGGCGCTGTTCCTCGGCATTCATCGCCGCCAGCAGTGCGTCGTCGTAACCCTGGATCTGGTCTTGCTTGCTGAACATCGTGTATCTCCCGGCAGCGATCGTTTTTTGTCGTGGGGCACTGTGGCCCTTTGTGGCGATGGTATGACTGGCGGGGTCTGGTCAGATGCCTGCGCACGCCTTGCAATGGCGCGTTTACGACATTCGTTTTGCACTGGGTTCTCTGGCCCTATCGCCGGCAAGCCAGCTCCCACAGAAATTGCAGCGTCCTCAAGCCCTGTGGAGTACCTGTGGGAGCTGGCTTGCCGGCGATAGGGGCTGTACAGGCAAAGCTGAAAATCAGCCGATACACAGCTTGTATAGGCAACCGCTGAATCGATGGTTTAGAGTGCTGTTCTGCGTCGTTCACAGGACCGTGTCATGACAGATAAGAGCCAACAATTCGCCAGCGACAACTATTCCGGTATCTGCCCCGAAGCCTGGGCGGCGATGGAAAAGGCCAACCACGGCCACGACCGCGCCTATGGCGACGATCAGTGGACCGAGCGCGCCTCGGAATACTTCCGCAACCTGTTCGAAACCGACTGCGAGGTGTTTTTCGCCTTCAACGGTACCGCCGCCAACTCCCTGGCCCTGGCCTCGCTGTGCCAGAGCTACCACAGCGTGATCTGCTCCGAGACCGCCCACGTCGAAACCGACGAATGCGGCGCGCCGGAGTTCTTCTCCAACGGTTCCAAGCTGCTGACGGCGGCCAGCGTCAACGGCAAGCTGACCCCGCAATCGATCCGCGAAGTGGCACTGAAGCGCCAGGACATCCACTACCCCAAGCCGCGCGTGGTAACCATCACCCAGGCCACCGAGGTGGGTACGGTGTACCGCCCCGATGAGCTCAAGGCGATCAGCGCCACCTGCAAGGAGCTGGGCCTGAACCTGCACATGGATGGCGCGCGCTTTACCAATGCCTGCGCGTTCCTGGGGTGCAGCCCGGCCGAGCTGACCTGGAAGGCCGGCGTCGACGTGCTGTGCTTTGGCGGCACCAAGAACGGCATGGCGGTGGGCGAGGCGATCCTGTTCTTCAACCGCCAGCTGGCCGAAGATTTCGACTACCGCTGCAAGCAGGCCGGGCAACTGGCGTCAAAAATGCGCTTCCTGTCGGCGCCGTGGGTGGGCCTGCTGGAAGATGGCGCCTGGTTGCGCCATGGCAACCACGCCAACCATTGCGCGCAGCTGCTGGCGTCCCTGGTGAGTGACTTGCCGGGGGTGGAGCTGATGTTCCCGGTGGAGGCCAACGGGGTGTTCCTGCAAATGCCGGAGCCTGCGATTGAAGCGCTGCGCGGCAAGGGCTGGCGGTTCTATACCTTTATCGGCAGCGGCGGGGCACGGTTCATGTGTTCCTGGGATACCGAGGAAGAGCGGGTGCGCGAGCTGGCGGCGGATATCCGCAGCATCATCACCGCCTGACAGGCCGCATTCGCGGGCATGCCCGCCCCCACATGGACCACACAAGGCTCAGGCCTGTGGTGATCCTGTAGGAGCTGGCTTTGCCGGCGATGAAGCCCACACCGATCTAAAGCCTGAACCCACCCATCTGCCGCGCCAGGTCATCAGCCAAGCCACGCAACGCCTGGCACTCTTCTCGGCAGCCCTGCACCTCTGCCGCCGTCTCCCGCGCCAGGTCGGAGATACCCTGCACCGTGCGGTTGATCTCTTCGGTCACCGCCGACTGCTCCTCGGTCGCCGTGGCCACCTGATGGTTCATGTCGCTGATGTGTTCCACCTGGTCGGTAATCGCCCCCAGCGACGCCCCGGTGCGCTGGCTCGATTCCACCCCACTGCCGGTCGCCTGCTGCCCCGCCTGCATTGAGCTCACTGCCGAACCCGCGCCCTGCTTCAGGCGCTGAATCATCTGTTGCACTTCGTCAGTGGACAGTTGCGTGCGTCGCGCCAGCGTGCGCACTTCGTCGGCCACCACAGCAAACCCGCGGCCCATTTCGCCTGCCCGCGCAGCCTCGATGGCAGCGTTCAGTGCCAGCAAATTGGTTTGTTCGGAAATGCTGCGGATAACCGCCAGAACTTCATCGATAGAAGCGACTTCGTCGGCCAACTGCGCCACTGCATCGGCTGCCTTGCCGATGTCGCCCGACATGCCCTCGATGCCCTGAATCGAACGCCGTACCACCTCGCGGGCCTGCAAGGCCTCATCCCGTGCCGACTGCGAGGCCTGCGCCGCATCACCCGCATTGCGGGCAATGTCCTGCACGGTCAGGCCCATTTCGTGTACGGCAGTGGCAACCATTTCGGTCATTTCCTGCTGCCGCCCTGAGCGCTCTGCCGTGTTGTCCACCACTTGGGTCACCTGCTCAACTGCCCGATGCAGCCGTTCGGAAGTCTGCAACACCTCGCCAATCAGGCTGCGCTGGCTGTCGAGAAAGCGGTTGAAACCCCGGGCCAGGTCACCCAGTTCGTCCTCGCGCGAATCATCCAGGCGGTGGCTGAGGTCGCCTGCGCCACTGCCAATCTGTACCAGCGCAGCGGTGACGCGGCGCACAGGGCGCACCAGGCCCCGCGCCAGCAGCACCACCAGCAGCAGCGACACCAGGGCCACGGCGCCACCGATCAGGCTGGTCAGCCATACCGCCTGATGCATTTGTGCGTAGATTTCCGACTCCGGCACCTCGGCTACCAGGGTCCAGTTGAGGTCGCGCAGGGGCAGGCCCAGCGCCAGGTAACGCTCGCCGTCACGGCTGAAACGGCTGC
It contains:
- a CDS encoding serine hydroxymethyltransferase, with the protein product MFSKQDQIQGYDDALLAAMNAEEQRQEDHIELIASENYTSQRVMQAQGSGLTNKYAEGYPGKRYYGGCEHVDKVEALAIERAKQLFGADYANVQPHSGSSANGAVYLALLQAGDTILGMSLAHGGHLTHGAKVSSSGKLYNAVQYGINTDTGLIDYDEVERLAVEHKPKMIVAGFSAYSKTLDFPRFRAIADKVGALLFVDMAHVAGLVAAGLYPNPIPFADVVTTTTHKTLRGPRGGLILAKSNEEIEKKLNAAVFPGAQGGPLMHVIAAKAVCFKEALEPGFKAYQQQVIENAQAMAQVFIDRGYDVVSGGTDNHLFLVSLIRQGLTGKDADAALGRAHITVNKNAVPNDPQSPFVTSGLRIGTPAVTTRGFKVAQCVALAGWICDILDNLGDADVEADVAKNVAALCADFPVYR
- a CDS encoding threonine aldolase family protein, whose product is MTDKSQQFASDNYSGICPEAWAAMEKANHGHDRAYGDDQWTERASEYFRNLFETDCEVFFAFNGTAANSLALASLCQSYHSVICSETAHVETDECGAPEFFSNGSKLLTAASVNGKLTPQSIREVALKRQDIHYPKPRVVTITQATEVGTVYRPDELKAISATCKELGLNLHMDGARFTNACAFLGCSPAELTWKAGVDVLCFGGTKNGMAVGEAILFFNRQLAEDFDYRCKQAGQLASKMRFLSAPWVGLLEDGAWLRHGNHANHCAQLLASLVSDLPGVELMFPVEANGVFLQMPEPAIEALRGKGWRFYTFIGSGGARFMCSWDTEEERVRELAADIRSIITA
- the mcpH gene encoding methyl-accepting chemotaxis protein McpH, with product MRIWRKSIQWQLITSMGAALLASILVVVIIFTVALNRLTDRYLVDTALPASVEAIRNDIERMLGQPLVAAADIAGNTLLRDWLAAGEDPAHAAAFIEYLGAAKQRNRAFTTLFASTETGHYYNENGLDRTLNRSNPKDKWFYGYIDSGAERFINIDIDGATGELALFIDYRVEKNGQLVGVAGMGLRMTELSKLIHDFSFGEHGKVFLVRNDGLIQVHPDAAFSGKRQLTEQLGTDAAKAVMTGGEGLRSSRFSRDGERYLALGLPLRDLNWTLVAEVPESEIYAQMHQAVWLTSLIGGAVALVSLLLVVLLARGLVRPVRRVTAALVQIGSGAGDLSHRLDDSREDELGDLARGFNRFLDSQRSLIGEVLQTSERLHRAVEQVTQVVDNTAERSGRQQEMTEMVATAVHEMGLTVQDIARNAGDAAQASQSARDEALQAREVVRRSIQGIEGMSGDIGKAADAVAQLADEVASIDEVLAVIRSISEQTNLLALNAAIEAARAGEMGRGFAVVADEVRTLARRTQLSTDEVQQMIQRLKQGAGSAVSSMQAGQQATGSGVESSQRTGASLGAITDQVEHISDMNHQVATATEEQSAVTEEINRTVQGISDLARETAAEVQGCREECQALRGLADDLARQMGGFRL